The proteins below come from a single Demetria terragena DSM 11295 genomic window:
- a CDS encoding YbhB/YbcL family Raf kinase inhibitor-like protein, translating to MSNLERPQAPNPYELLPSVPSFTVTSEDVVEGQPLKDDQVNSAGDRSPQLSWSDAPEGTKSFVVTCFDPDAPTPSGFWHWMVVDLPADTTSLPAGAGAEGGAGLPGGAYMLRNDGGSAAFMGAAPPPGDMPHRYFFVVHAVSEESLGIDENTSGAVMSFNLAFKTAGRAVLHGTYAH from the coding sequence ATGAGCAATCTCGAACGACCTCAGGCCCCGAACCCGTACGAACTGCTGCCCAGCGTCCCGTCCTTCACCGTCACCAGTGAGGACGTCGTTGAAGGGCAGCCACTCAAGGACGACCAGGTCAACTCGGCCGGTGACCGCTCGCCGCAGTTGTCATGGTCGGACGCACCGGAGGGCACGAAGAGTTTTGTCGTCACCTGCTTCGACCCGGACGCCCCGACACCCTCCGGCTTCTGGCACTGGATGGTCGTCGACCTCCCGGCCGACACCACTTCGTTGCCAGCCGGTGCTGGCGCCGAAGGTGGGGCTGGCCTGCCGGGCGGTGCATACATGCTGCGCAATGACGGCGGCTCAGCGGCCTTCATGGGCGCCGCTCCCCCTCCCGGTGACATGCCGCACCGCTATTTCTTCGTTGTCCACGCGGTGAGCGAAGAATCCCTCGGCATCGACGAGAACACGTCGGGCGCGGTGATGTCCTTCAACCTCGCGTTCAAGACGGCAGGCCGCGCGGTGCTGCACGGAACGTACGCCCACTGA
- a CDS encoding ABC transporter ATP-binding protein — translation MSASAARGARIEISGLTKAFGPFVAVHDLSFSVEPGVITGFLGPNGAGKTTTLRMLLGLVRPTSGTATIDGHNYVDLANPLGTVGAALEATNFHPGRSGRDHLRVLAAAGGFSDARVDELLDLVGLPAASNKRAGGYSMGMRQRLGLAAALLGDPQVLILDEPANGLDPEGIRWLRGFLKHLASEGKTILVSSHLLSEVEQTVDNVIILANGRLITQGTINELRGDDTVLVRTPALAELEQALASEGLAFDRHEQSLDVKTTDVTRVGDLAFRAGVPVHELRLDQTDLEALFFRLTQDPQNVNRNLGAQTDPQGQASIQEEVR, via the coding sequence ATGAGCGCCAGCGCGGCGCGCGGCGCACGCATCGAGATCAGCGGGTTAACGAAGGCCTTCGGCCCTTTTGTTGCCGTTCACGACCTCAGTTTCAGCGTCGAGCCAGGTGTGATCACCGGGTTTCTCGGCCCGAACGGCGCGGGCAAGACCACCACCTTGCGCATGCTGCTTGGGTTGGTCCGGCCGACATCCGGCACCGCGACGATCGACGGCCACAACTACGTCGATCTGGCCAACCCGCTTGGCACCGTCGGGGCCGCGCTGGAGGCCACCAACTTCCACCCGGGACGAAGCGGCCGCGACCACCTGCGCGTGCTCGCGGCGGCCGGTGGGTTTAGCGACGCCCGCGTCGATGAGTTGCTCGACTTGGTCGGCCTCCCAGCGGCATCCAACAAGCGCGCCGGCGGCTACTCCATGGGTATGCGCCAACGACTCGGCCTGGCCGCCGCGCTGCTTGGCGACCCGCAGGTTCTCATCCTCGATGAACCCGCGAATGGCCTTGACCCTGAAGGCATTCGGTGGCTTCGTGGCTTCCTCAAGCACCTCGCCAGCGAGGGCAAGACCATCCTGGTGTCGAGCCACTTGCTCAGCGAGGTCGAGCAGACTGTCGACAACGTCATCATCCTGGCCAACGGTCGGCTCATCACTCAGGGCACGATCAACGAGCTGCGCGGAGACGACACAGTGCTGGTGCGTACGCCCGCCTTGGCGGAGCTCGAACAGGCTCTGGCCAGCGAGGGGCTCGCGTTCGACCGCCACGAACAATCCCTGGACGTCAAGACGACCGACGTCACCCGGGTGGGTGACCTCGCCTTCCGCGCCGGCGTCCCAGTGCACGAATTGCGCCTGGACCAGACCGACCTGGAGGCATTGTTCTTCCGCCTCACCCAGGACCCGCAGAACGTCAACCGCAACCTCGGAGCGCAGACCGACCCGCAAGGCCAAGCATCGATCCAGGAGGAGGTGCGCTGA
- a CDS encoding ABC transporter permease translates to MGPAIKAEVRKLLTTRMWWGMAIMLFAIGALLALFIGLLSDTDPSSEAIEAGAPVFTPTELATNVYTAGSAFGYVILMVIGIMTIGSEYRHKTLTGSLLAVPRRARLIFAKIIALLGFGVMYGVIFLIGSVSIGATVLSMRGFDVLPDAGAICRSLGLLLLVLGLWALIGLGLGILIPNQVAAILVGVGGAFIVEPLLTFLASQTEIGETIQKFFPGPATQAVLGGYAGDTAQLSWWAGALVLAAYAAVFTGLGTLLTQRRDVS, encoded by the coding sequence ATGGGACCTGCGATTAAAGCTGAGGTTCGCAAGTTGCTGACCACCCGTATGTGGTGGGGCATGGCGATTATGTTGTTCGCCATAGGCGCACTGCTGGCGTTGTTCATCGGGTTGCTCTCCGACACCGACCCAAGTAGCGAAGCCATCGAGGCCGGCGCCCCGGTGTTCACCCCGACCGAGCTTGCCACCAACGTCTATACCGCCGGATCAGCGTTCGGCTATGTCATTCTCATGGTGATCGGCATCATGACCATCGGCAGCGAGTACCGGCACAAGACACTCACCGGCTCGCTCCTGGCGGTCCCGCGTCGCGCGCGACTCATCTTCGCCAAAATCATCGCTCTCCTCGGTTTCGGGGTGATGTACGGCGTGATCTTCTTGATCGGCTCGGTCTCTATCGGTGCCACGGTCTTGTCCATGCGCGGCTTCGATGTGCTTCCGGACGCCGGCGCGATCTGTCGTTCGCTTGGTCTTCTACTACTCGTGCTTGGTCTTTGGGCACTGATCGGGCTGGGCCTGGGAATCTTGATCCCCAACCAAGTTGCGGCGATCCTGGTCGGGGTCGGGGGTGCCTTTATCGTCGAGCCGCTCCTGACGTTCCTCGCCTCCCAAACCGAGATCGGTGAAACCATCCAAAAGTTCTTCCCCGGGCCTGCCACCCAGGCAGTGCTCGGCGGATACGCCGGCGACACCGCCCAACTCTCCTGGTGGGCAGGCGCCTTGGTGCTCGCCGCGTACGCCGCGGTCTTCACCGGCCTCGGGACCTTGCTCACCCAACGTCGCGACGTGAGTTGA
- a CDS encoding multifunctional oxoglutarate decarboxylase/oxoglutarate dehydrogenase thiamine pyrophosphate-binding subunit/dihydrolipoyllysine-residue succinyltransferase subunit, with product MADEPVNAAKDVADETSSQDVSTVTQEPDPHGNHTAPGQPSPAEAEITGSRPTPRDGIRTSIELVEQSDADQVPLRGVAARVVTNMESSLAVPTATSVRAVPAKLLIDNRTVINNHLSRNRGGKVSFTHLIGYAIVKAISLLPEMNYALGSQDGKPTLVKPTHVNFGLAIDLQKPDGTRTLVVPNVKGADRMSFAQFWNAYEDLVRKARGNKLTIEDYQGTTISLTNPGGIGTNHSVPRLMQGAGAIIGVGSLEYPAEWQGASNDQLTRSAVSKILTLTSTYDHRIIQGATSGEFLRTVHQLLLGENEFYDEIFAALRIPYEPVRWVQDISVNHDDDINKVARVQELIHAYRVRGHLMADTDPLEYKQRKHPDLDITSHGLTLWDLDRTFPTGGFGGQPFLKLRKVLGILRDSYCRTTGIEYMHMQDPAERRWIQEKVEKPYSKESPEDQMRILRKLNSAEAFETFLQTKYVGQKRFSLEGGESTIAILDRVLCAAADEGLDEVCIGMPHRGRLNVLANIAGKSYGQIFAEFDGSAQPGSVQGSGDVKYHLGTEGEFVSDEGNKTKVYLAANPSHLEAVNPVLEGITRAKQDRINLAGTAFTVLPILLHGDAAFAGQGVVAETLNLSQLRGYRTGGTIHVVVNNQVGFTTAPSQSRSSTYSTDVARMVQAPIFHVNGDDPEACVRVAELAYEFRQKFKKDVVIDMVCYRRRGHNEGDDPSMTQPLMYNLIGAKQSVRKLYSEALIGRGDITQEDAAEALRDYQQQLERVFTETKEARKAAAASRAQSGTESDSEAGLEQPSAQREDDATGSLRSHRPTAISPHDLKLIGNTWVNPPEGFTLHPKIKQLLEKRAAMVSEGGIDWAMGELTAFGSLMLEGVPVRLTGQDTRRGTFVQRHAVLIDKQTSKEWTPLRYLSDGQAWLWIYDSMLSEYAAMGFEYGYSVERPDALVLWEAQFGDFVNGAQTIVDEFISSSEQKWNQNSSVVLLLPHGYEGQGPDHSSARIERFLQLFAEDNMTIAYPSTPASYFHLLRRQAFARPRRPLIVFTPKQLLRLKAATSSPEDFTQGTFRPVIPDTTVPAGDQVQRVLLASSRVVYDLEAERQKREDKTTAIVRVEQLAPVPSAEIAEVANAYPQAELVWVQDEPENQGAWPFMALNLPQQLADRGVPRSLRVVSRPSSASPAAGSMKLHKEQQETLIEKAFAR from the coding sequence GTGGCAGACGAGCCGGTCAACGCGGCCAAGGACGTCGCCGACGAGACGTCCTCCCAGGATGTTTCCACCGTGACGCAGGAGCCAGACCCGCACGGCAATCACACAGCTCCCGGTCAACCGTCCCCTGCCGAGGCAGAGATCACCGGTAGTCGTCCGACACCTCGCGACGGGATCCGCACCTCGATCGAGTTGGTCGAGCAGTCCGATGCCGACCAGGTGCCGTTGCGGGGGGTCGCCGCACGTGTGGTCACCAACATGGAGAGCAGCCTCGCGGTTCCCACGGCGACCAGCGTCCGTGCCGTACCCGCAAAGTTGCTGATCGACAACCGGACGGTCATCAACAACCACCTGTCCCGCAACCGCGGCGGCAAGGTCAGCTTCACCCACCTCATCGGGTACGCCATCGTCAAGGCGATCTCGTTGCTGCCCGAGATGAACTACGCACTCGGCTCGCAAGACGGCAAGCCCACCCTGGTCAAACCGACACACGTCAACTTCGGCCTGGCGATCGACCTCCAGAAGCCCGACGGCACCCGAACCCTGGTGGTGCCCAACGTCAAGGGCGCCGACCGGATGTCCTTTGCGCAGTTCTGGAATGCCTACGAGGACCTCGTGCGCAAGGCACGCGGCAATAAGCTGACGATCGAGGACTACCAGGGCACCACGATCTCGCTGACCAACCCCGGCGGCATCGGCACCAACCACTCGGTTCCGCGCCTGATGCAGGGCGCTGGCGCGATCATCGGTGTCGGTTCACTGGAATACCCCGCCGAATGGCAGGGCGCCAGCAACGACCAACTCACCCGCAGCGCCGTGAGCAAGATCCTCACGCTCACCTCGACCTACGACCACCGCATCATCCAGGGCGCGACTTCTGGTGAGTTCCTGCGGACCGTCCACCAGTTGCTCCTGGGCGAAAACGAGTTCTACGACGAGATCTTCGCTGCGCTGCGCATCCCGTACGAGCCGGTGCGCTGGGTACAGGACATCTCGGTCAACCACGACGACGACATCAACAAGGTCGCACGCGTCCAGGAACTCATTCACGCCTACCGCGTGCGTGGGCACCTGATGGCCGACACCGACCCGCTGGAATACAAGCAGCGCAAGCATCCCGACCTCGACATCACCAGCCACGGGCTGACCTTGTGGGACCTGGACCGCACGTTCCCGACTGGCGGCTTCGGTGGCCAGCCGTTCCTCAAACTACGCAAAGTCCTTGGCATCCTGCGGGATTCGTACTGCCGCACGACCGGCATCGAATACATGCACATGCAGGACCCCGCCGAGCGTCGCTGGATCCAGGAGAAGGTGGAGAAGCCTTATTCCAAGGAATCTCCCGAAGACCAGATGCGCATCCTGCGCAAGCTCAACTCCGCCGAGGCCTTCGAGACCTTCCTGCAGACCAAGTACGTCGGTCAGAAGAGGTTCAGCCTCGAGGGTGGCGAATCGACCATCGCGATCCTGGACCGGGTGTTGTGCGCAGCCGCCGATGAAGGCCTCGATGAAGTCTGCATCGGTATGCCGCACCGTGGTCGCCTCAACGTCCTCGCCAACATCGCCGGCAAGTCCTACGGGCAGATTTTTGCCGAGTTCGATGGGTCTGCTCAGCCCGGTTCCGTGCAGGGCTCTGGCGATGTGAAGTACCACCTCGGTACCGAGGGTGAGTTCGTGTCAGACGAGGGCAACAAGACCAAGGTCTACCTCGCGGCCAATCCTTCGCACCTGGAGGCGGTCAACCCTGTCCTGGAAGGCATCACCCGGGCCAAGCAGGACCGCATCAACCTGGCTGGCACCGCCTTCACGGTGCTGCCGATTCTGTTGCACGGTGACGCGGCGTTCGCCGGTCAGGGTGTCGTAGCCGAGACCCTCAACCTGTCCCAACTGCGCGGCTACCGCACCGGTGGAACGATCCACGTGGTCGTCAACAACCAGGTCGGATTCACTACTGCCCCAAGCCAATCGCGGTCCTCGACCTACTCCACCGACGTAGCGCGTATGGTCCAGGCGCCGATCTTCCACGTCAACGGCGACGACCCCGAAGCCTGCGTACGGGTTGCCGAGTTGGCCTATGAGTTCCGGCAGAAGTTCAAGAAAGATGTCGTCATCGACATGGTGTGCTACCGCCGCCGTGGTCACAACGAGGGCGACGACCCGTCGATGACTCAGCCGCTGATGTACAACCTCATCGGGGCCAAACAGAGCGTCCGCAAGTTGTACTCCGAGGCGCTCATCGGACGTGGTGACATCACGCAGGAAGATGCCGCCGAGGCGCTACGCGACTACCAGCAGCAGTTGGAGCGGGTGTTCACCGAAACCAAGGAGGCCCGCAAGGCCGCCGCCGCTTCTCGTGCGCAATCGGGCACGGAGTCCGACTCCGAGGCCGGTCTCGAGCAGCCATCAGCGCAGCGTGAAGACGACGCCACCGGGTCGCTTCGCTCCCACCGACCCACCGCCATCAGCCCGCATGACCTCAAGTTGATCGGCAATACCTGGGTCAACCCGCCGGAAGGCTTCACCCTTCACCCCAAGATCAAGCAGTTGCTGGAGAAGCGCGCTGCCATGGTCTCCGAGGGCGGAATCGACTGGGCCATGGGAGAACTCACGGCCTTTGGTTCACTCATGCTCGAGGGTGTGCCGGTCCGACTCACCGGCCAGGACACTCGGCGTGGCACGTTCGTGCAACGGCACGCGGTGCTCATCGACAAACAGACATCGAAGGAATGGACGCCACTTCGCTACCTGTCCGACGGGCAGGCGTGGCTGTGGATTTATGACTCGATGCTGTCCGAGTACGCCGCCATGGGTTTCGAGTACGGCTACTCCGTGGAGCGCCCAGATGCGTTGGTGCTGTGGGAAGCCCAGTTCGGTGACTTCGTTAATGGCGCGCAGACCATCGTTGATGAGTTCATCTCATCCTCGGAGCAGAAGTGGAACCAGAACTCTTCGGTCGTGTTGCTGTTGCCACACGGCTACGAGGGCCAGGGACCAGACCACTCGTCTGCGCGCATCGAGCGATTCCTTCAGTTGTTCGCCGAGGACAATATGACGATTGCCTACCCCAGCACTCCGGCGAGTTATTTCCACCTGTTGCGTCGGCAAGCGTTCGCTCGTCCGCGGCGTCCGCTGATCGTCTTCACGCCGAAGCAGTTGCTCCGGCTCAAGGCGGCGACCTCCAGTCCTGAAGACTTCACGCAGGGCACCTTCCGCCCGGTGATCCCGGACACCACGGTGCCCGCTGGCGACCAGGTTCAGCGCGTGTTGTTGGCGTCCAGCCGGGTGGTCTACGACCTGGAGGCCGAGCGCCAAAAGCGCGAGGACAAGACGACCGCGATCGTGCGAGTCGAGCAGTTGGCGCCGGTTCCTTCGGCCGAAATCGCCGAAGTCGCCAACGCCTATCCGCAGGCCGAACTGGTGTGGGTCCAGGACGAGCCGGAGAACCAAGGTGCCTGGCCGTTCATGGCGCTTAATCTCCCGCAGCAGCTCGCCGACCGTGGTGTGCCGCGGTCGCTGCGCGTCGTGTCCCGCCCGTCCTCGGCGTCGCCAGCTGCCGGCTCGATGAAGTTGCACAAGGAGCAGCAGGAAACCTTGATCGAGAAGGCCTTTGCCCGTTAA
- a CDS encoding GNAT family N-acetyltransferase, which produces MPVNTPDLPSGWVLRTPTAADVDALIDLVRERELAVRGRSSVDPEAVASEVVGTGSWTRWHLVAVDESGTVGGWASVHDRAAGRTNVQLVVTPSRTREDQNAVATALLDWVVQQATEVAQARGASSTQLDASTVEGDSQLNDWYASAGLAHTRTWLQMTRPVTSEDADLPGPRDGVLVRRVARHEDGMPVADDLRGVHQVLEESFADHFNSYRESFAEFAQRLREDPGHRWDHWWLATIETDRGELLGGSVVSSVLPADASGTPGSYIDYIGVHRRARGRGVAKALLFTVIRDALERGRNRVGLEVDADSPTGADGLYLALGWTTSYRTQSWQRDLHVPQPSD; this is translated from the coding sequence TTGCCCGTTAATACCCCGGACCTTCCGTCCGGGTGGGTGCTGCGTACGCCGACAGCAGCTGACGTCGACGCTCTGATTGACCTCGTCCGCGAGCGGGAGCTTGCGGTACGAGGTCGATCGAGCGTTGACCCCGAAGCGGTGGCCTCCGAGGTCGTCGGGACGGGATCCTGGACGCGCTGGCATCTTGTCGCCGTCGATGAGTCTGGCACCGTTGGCGGCTGGGCTTCAGTCCACGACCGGGCAGCAGGGCGCACCAACGTTCAGTTGGTCGTCACACCGAGCCGGACCCGCGAGGACCAGAACGCCGTGGCAACAGCCCTGCTCGACTGGGTCGTCCAACAGGCCACCGAGGTCGCGCAGGCGCGAGGCGCGAGTTCTACCCAACTCGATGCCTCCACGGTCGAAGGCGATAGCCAACTCAACGATTGGTATGCCAGCGCCGGGCTCGCCCACACCCGTACCTGGTTGCAGATGACCCGGCCCGTGACCTCCGAAGACGCAGACCTTCCCGGTCCGCGCGATGGCGTACTCGTCCGACGGGTCGCGCGCCACGAGGACGGGATGCCCGTTGCCGATGACCTACGCGGGGTCCATCAGGTGCTCGAGGAATCCTTCGCCGACCACTTCAATTCCTATCGGGAGAGTTTCGCCGAGTTTGCGCAGCGTCTGCGTGAGGACCCTGGGCACCGTTGGGATCATTGGTGGTTGGCCACCATCGAGACCGATCGTGGCGAGTTGCTCGGAGGCAGCGTGGTCAGTTCGGTCCTGCCTGCGGACGCAAGCGGAACTCCGGGCAGTTACATCGACTACATCGGTGTGCACCGACGCGCGCGCGGACGTGGCGTCGCAAAAGCGTTGTTGTTCACGGTGATTCGCGATGCACTAGAGCGCGGACGCAACCGTGTCGGTCTTGAAGTCGACGCCGACTCCCCCACCGGCGCCGATGGGCTCTACCTCGCACTCGGGTGGACCACGAGTTATCGCACGCAGTCCTGGCAGCGGGATTTGCACGTTCCCCAGCCGAGCGACTGA
- a CDS encoding MBL fold metallo-hydrolase: MSISWTAYGPHVSVLDSPERGGYPYANSLLVRGSAESVLIDPSRGLLDAPPATDLTLVSHGHEDHMVALDRYASPVHCHRQDLPIVHDPSLLAQATGAPPETLDDITAMVVDEFEVSGRPDAVAFESGSTFDLGGCQITVVFLPGHTRGHCGFLIEPDGFFFTGDIDLTGFGPFYGGLDSNLEDFEASLHACREVDARWYGTAHQKGVIEGATDFRERLDAYAGAISRREAQLMDFLTEPRTLEEIVAHRIVYRPHVTGPHVDPVERRTAALHLERLLASGAVSVNDERYLAR, translated from the coding sequence ATGTCGATCTCCTGGACGGCGTACGGCCCACACGTCAGCGTCCTCGACTCTCCAGAGCGCGGCGGCTACCCCTATGCCAACTCGCTTCTGGTGCGCGGCTCAGCCGAAAGCGTGTTGATTGACCCATCACGAGGTTTACTGGACGCCCCACCCGCAACCGACCTGACGCTGGTCAGTCATGGGCACGAAGACCATATGGTCGCGCTCGATCGCTACGCCTCACCTGTTCACTGTCACCGTCAGGATCTGCCGATCGTGCACGATCCGTCCCTCTTGGCGCAGGCCACCGGTGCACCACCGGAGACGCTCGACGACATCACCGCGATGGTGGTGGACGAGTTCGAGGTCTCCGGCCGACCAGACGCGGTCGCCTTCGAGTCCGGATCGACCTTTGACCTCGGGGGCTGTCAGATCACGGTGGTCTTTCTTCCTGGTCACACCCGAGGCCACTGTGGTTTCCTCATCGAGCCCGACGGATTCTTCTTCACCGGCGACATCGACCTCACGGGTTTCGGACCGTTCTATGGGGGCCTCGACAGCAACCTGGAGGACTTCGAGGCCTCCCTGCACGCCTGCCGCGAGGTGGACGCGCGGTGGTACGGCACCGCACACCAAAAAGGTGTGATCGAGGGTGCGACGGATTTCCGTGAGCGTCTTGACGCCTACGCCGGGGCTATTAGTCGTCGTGAAGCTCAGTTGATGGATTTCCTCACCGAACCGCGCACCCTTGAGGAGATCGTGGCGCATCGCATCGTGTACCGCCCACACGTGACTGGTCCGCACGTCGATCCGGTGGAGCGGCGAACCGCCGCGCTCCATCTCGAGAGATTGCTCGCCTCCGGCGCGGTATCGGTCAACGACGAACGCTATCTCGCGCGATAA
- a CDS encoding DUF6104 family protein, translating into MYFTDRGIEELTGRRGDEEVTLAWVAEHLQTFVDLNPEFETPVERLATWLARLDDEDE; encoded by the coding sequence GTGTATTTCACAGACCGAGGTATCGAGGAACTCACCGGGCGACGTGGTGATGAAGAGGTCACCCTGGCGTGGGTGGCTGAGCACTTGCAGACCTTCGTCGACCTCAACCCAGAGTTCGAGACACCTGTCGAACGACTCGCCACGTGGCTTGCGCGGCTGGACGACGAGGACGAGTGA
- a CDS encoding GDSL-type esterase/lipase family protein produces MSYPQYGSDPEFTPSAEFQIAEGDREVGLCFVGDSLVAGLGDPKALGWVSRVVARTQNSGAELRSYNLGVSGETSSDVLGRWHTETAPRWATCNERRLVIGFGTHDVMQGMTTARSRLNMANILDDASTSGIATFVVGPPPTSDHEINQRLEVLVDAQADVCARRRVTYVDCFRPLLGHDQWQSDLAAGDGFHPGQAGYGLIAWLVLHAGWQDWLSL; encoded by the coding sequence ATGAGTTACCCGCAGTACGGCAGTGATCCGGAGTTCACCCCTAGCGCAGAGTTTCAGATCGCCGAGGGCGATCGAGAGGTTGGCCTCTGCTTCGTGGGCGACTCGTTGGTCGCCGGACTCGGTGACCCTAAGGCGTTGGGCTGGGTGTCACGAGTTGTCGCCCGCACCCAGAACTCCGGTGCGGAGTTGCGCTCCTACAACCTTGGCGTGAGCGGTGAGACCTCCAGTGACGTCCTCGGCCGGTGGCATACCGAGACGGCTCCCCGGTGGGCAACCTGCAACGAGCGCCGACTCGTCATCGGCTTTGGCACCCACGACGTCATGCAAGGGATGACCACGGCCCGCTCCAGGCTCAATATGGCCAACATCCTCGACGACGCCTCGACCTCGGGCATCGCCACCTTCGTGGTGGGTCCGCCCCCCACCTCCGACCACGAGATCAACCAGCGCTTGGAAGTTCTGGTCGACGCCCAAGCCGATGTCTGCGCTCGCCGGCGAGTCACCTATGTCGACTGTTTCCGGCCGCTGCTTGGCCACGATCAATGGCAAAGCGACCTGGCCGCTGGTGACGGCTTCCATCCTGGCCAGGCTGGCTACGGCCTCATCGCCTGGCTCGTTCTGCACGCAGGCTGGCAGGACTGGCTTTCTCTGTGA
- a CDS encoding nucleotidyltransferase family protein: MSSADVPPNVPVPLADRVLLHHAAVQYVADEIQVPILHFKGPLVAATFPHDGQPRRSTDVDVFLRSEDLDALSQAMLGHGWVEYDKTIEAEWHHSRVLEHPEFACTVDLHTHYPGIHLGVTTVFDILDRDHEEVLLAARVCHAPARPVHGLLILLHAARGDSGQKGQTDIRRVIDSLTPAEMDHLLAVATELGCRPALSSVLPISPDSTIEGQLWADIMRNPQQGALRWVVRLIEADSWRQRRDVLRAAVIYPEKGSGPGGGVSLNRIWRGARQLPGIAVRLASYRRSR; encoded by the coding sequence GTGAGTTCAGCGGACGTACCGCCGAACGTGCCGGTACCTCTTGCGGATCGGGTGCTCTTGCACCACGCCGCTGTGCAGTACGTCGCCGACGAGATCCAGGTCCCGATCCTTCACTTCAAGGGTCCACTCGTCGCGGCGACTTTTCCCCACGATGGTCAGCCGCGCCGGTCCACGGACGTCGACGTGTTCCTGCGCAGCGAGGACCTCGACGCCCTGTCGCAGGCCATGCTCGGCCACGGCTGGGTCGAGTACGACAAGACCATCGAGGCCGAGTGGCATCACTCCCGGGTCCTAGAACACCCAGAGTTCGCGTGCACGGTAGACCTCCACACGCACTACCCCGGGATTCACCTCGGCGTCACCACGGTGTTCGACATCCTTGATCGCGATCACGAAGAGGTCCTGCTCGCAGCCCGGGTATGCCACGCCCCGGCGCGTCCCGTCCATGGGCTCTTGATCCTGCTGCACGCTGCACGAGGCGACTCTGGCCAGAAGGGTCAGACAGATATCCGCCGCGTCATCGACTCCCTCACCCCCGCAGAAATGGACCACCTGCTGGCGGTCGCGACCGAGTTGGGCTGCCGGCCCGCCCTGTCCTCGGTGTTGCCTATATCACCAGATTCAACTATCGAGGGCCAGCTCTGGGCTGATATCATGAGGAATCCGCAGCAAGGGGCACTGCGGTGGGTAGTCCGACTCATTGAGGCGGACTCATGGAGGCAACGTAGGGATGTTCTACGGGCGGCCGTGATCTACCCAGAGAAAGGTTCTGGCCCCGGGGGTGGTGTGTCACTGAACCGGATCTGGCGTGGCGCGCGACAACTGCCCGGAATCGCCGTGCGACTGGCCTCCTATCGTCGTTCACGATAG